The Malaclemys terrapin pileata isolate rMalTer1 chromosome 2, rMalTer1.hap1, whole genome shotgun sequence nucleotide sequence AGCTTCTTCAATCTACTGGACTCCAGCAGCCAGTTCaggactttatttccttttctacAAGTGGCTGATCCCTAGTGTTTCACGGGATAGAGTTTTTGCTCTCACCACAGTATCCCTGTAAGTATTTCACGTCGTTACTTAAATTATTTCCTTTGTGAAACTTAGCTGTCCTGTGCTGAATAGTGGCAGTCGTTAGCTCATGACTTGTCAAGTCCCAGTCAGGAGCTGTTCTAGGGTTTGCTCCTGGTTCAGGGGTTCAGATGGCAATTGActtttgtaatttttgttttctgcttttggCAGATGATAAAAATCAGTGGTGACTTCAAAGCTGCTGTTTTACTGCTTCATAACCAAGGCACTTACATGTCCTTACTGCACCAGTGAAATGAAAGTAAGGAAGATACATAATTTCATCCCTGTTTTACTGAATACTTCTTTCTAGTAATACAGGCAAGAACAAACATTCAGAGAAACTTGATCACATGCTTACAAAATGTTACTGTGCAGAAGAAGATATAACCAACTGACCTTTAACCATAGATAAAAAGAAAAGGTTTAGAACAGAATTAGATTCAATATATTAGTGGTTATCTAGCCTATGTAGTGAGGGTGAATAAGGGACTGGTTGCCAGCACTTTGAAAAACGCTgtgttactattattattattggctcACAAAATTATTCTGGTTGGAAGGAAACCCAGTTGGGAGACACAACAAATTCCTGGGACCCAGTGTAAAACTTTCTTTGGCCCAAATCACTATTTTGTACTTACCTGATACCTCTGAAAGTTGGTAGCACACATACTTCTTTGCTGGTTTTACTTTGAGAATTGGTAAGGGACTATCTGACTACAGTGAAAAGTGTGGTTATAAATGCTGTGACAAATAAATCTGCAGGGTGGAATTTAGGTGAGATACCAAATGAGGGAAAAGGTTTTCAAACCTTTACTATCATCTATCTTTTTCCTCAGTCTCGTATCCTTATGTATCTGTACTCCCCCCAGCCTGTTGAGAGGAGGGGCTAAGAAAAACGTACAACCAGCTAAAGGACAGTGAGCACAGAACAGGGACAATGTAGATGATCCCTGCCTCAGAACTAAAAGTTGGATAATGGTTTTAACTGAAGCGTCTAAAGGATGTTTTGCCAGtcccattgctgctgctgggttTGAGAAAGTTCTCACAGTCTTTTActtctttttaaacttttctttttggTGCCACAGCTGAAGCCATCCTGGGCTGCTGCATTCCAAGTGTTAATTAGCTGGTGCTTAACGCTGGTGCCTGGGACTTGGCAATTAGTGACAAAGTTGCATTCTGGGCCACGCTGCTCTCCAAGAGAAGAAGCTGGTGTTACCTTCTGACCCTAAAACAATCAATCTCATCACTGGATATAATCACAATACTGAGCATGCAATGCCTTTCTGTAAGGCtagcaaagtgctttaaaaacattaGTTCTTCTCACAATCCTGTAAAGTAGCTTCATATTATTATACCCGTATTATATAgagatagtaaaaaaaaaaaagaggctcaGCTAGgttgtgacttacccaaggtcacatagcaagtctgtggcagtgcTGGAAATAGAAAACAGATCTGCTTTCTCCCAACTGTTGTTTGAGAACTACAATGAAGGGCTCTTCCAAGACACTGCTCTTATGGACATGTGTAATTACTGGGTCATCCAAATCACGATAGTGTAAGTTTACTCTGGAGAGACATAATGAACAGCTCAACCTTAAAAACTCCAGCCGGCAGATCTGCCTGTATTGTGAGAGTAGGCTAGAAGAATTTGAGAGTGTGACCTCTTCAGGCAGTCAGCAGAGGAATAATAAGGTTCTCTTGACTGAATGCGAATTGTTCCCCAAGTGGTTGGACAGTTAACAGTTTGTATATCCCTGAAACAACAATAGCAATTTAATATACTTCATTGCGTATTGGTGTTTTCCTATACTTCGTGTTAAGGTTCTGAGGCCTGTGACTCTTGGGTTCAAATAGAGGAGATGGCTCTAAACCTTGGGGGAGAGACGACCTATCATGTCAAAAAAATGGAaaggctctcattgacttcaatgagatttggaTTAGGCCAATAAGCCATAATTAACTTGGTCTGTGCAAATCGTTTTATTCCACCTGTATTCAAGCACTGGGAATATGTGGATGTCGAGGAGAATAATTGTTGAATTAAAATACAAGTTGCATCACAGTGGAACAGATTTCCTTTTAAAGTGTGCTTCATTTGGAtttgaataataattaaaaattaaaaagacacaGAAACAAAGATATTATGTACTGAAACAAATCAACAGTGTTCTTCCTATTTACAAGGTACATCCTGGCGCCAGCTCTTTCATCTCCCAGCTTTCATCTCCCAGCTGCTTTCTTAGGTATGTCTTCATGGAGAAACTTCAGACCTGTAATTTTCCATCAGTGTAGCTCAGTCAATGGTAACAATAGTGGAAGCTATAGGACAGAGAGGCTCAGGTGTTTTAACCATTGTGCAATCTAACCCTGTTCTGAAAGACAAGGTaagtgaggtgatatcttttattggaccaacttctgttggtgagagagacaagcttttgagctacacagaactcttctgcaggtctgggaaatgtactcagtgtcacagctaaatacaaggtggaacagatggtttagcataagtagtcagATAGAGCTGCACCCGTGGAGAATTTCAGGTCAGAATTTTCACAGTGTAGATCAGCTCACAATGGCTGTATACTCTGTAGTGTTTGGCTTTTCATTATGACTGGTGGGGTTGCTACTCTTTGCCTCTCCCATTCTGCTCTCTCTAGATATCTAATATTTTATGCATACACGTTAGAAAAACTATAATAAGTGTTTGCTTAATTTCAATGCAATACTAAAAGAAGACAGCCTTGGACTTACTCTTCCCTCTGTTATGGCTGGAAAGCCTCATTCTGTGTGCAACAGTCTACTCTTTGCCCTGTTACTGCCAGTCTGAATTGGAATGATTAGTGACTGACAGAACTGCCAGCAGCATAGATTGTTTATAATCCTGATACTTGATTACAATAATTTTAAACATGAGTGTTATAATTCTTTACATCTCTACTAATAATTGAACCACTAGCAGAGAGGCAGGGTGGTCTAAACACAGGAGTGGTAGATGGGAGCTCCTGAGTTCTAAGACCAGCTCTGAGGCCAACATAGTCTGTGACTATTGGCAAGTCATTGAACTTTTTTATCTCAATtgttccatctgtgaaatggagttAATAATACGTAGCTGCTTTGCAAGCATATTGTAAAGCATATGGTATTGGTTAATGTTTATACTACTGCTTTGGAAATGAAAAGTGCTCTATAAATGTTAAGTGTTATGCATGACCACAGTTCATAAATCATCTTAGGGATATCTTTTAAAGTTATGTGAGAAAGGATTAGAGAAGGGCAAAGTTACTATTGTTTTTATGTCCTTTCTTTTAGGTACCAGTGTGAATCATGGACTCTGTGTGTAGAAGAAGGTGGTACCTTCAATTGGGCTGTATATTGATAGTGAATTTGGTTTATGCCAATCCAGAATATCAGAAAGAACCTCCTGGAAGCCTGGGTGAGATTGACCATCATTGCTGGGAGATCTCCTCTCACAGGCTGGTGGAAATGAAGAAACTCAAGGTAGCAGATGCTATCATTGCTCTCTGGGATTTCATGATGTTCCTAAAAGAATCACCAAAGGCCAAGCATAATGAACTCTTCAATGACTTAGCCCAGAACTTCTGGGATATGTATGTAGACTGTGTGCTTTCAAGGTCCCATGGAATGGGTAGAAGACAGTTACTATCTCCCAACTATTTTTCCACATACCCACAGAGAACCTCACAAGGTAACTCTAATGTACAATACTAACCAATTAAATACAAGCCTTTAAAGCCATAATATTGTTCCAGCCTTCGACTGTCTATTTTTCAGACAACTCAACATAATAATTTCTAGTTTTCTGCCCATCTTTCTTTATCAAATCCTTTGCAAAGCCATTTTAATCATAATTGATATCCTTCTTTCCTTTTACATTTATAGTGCATCAAATTTTGGAGAATTTTGTGTGTTGTTCAGATTGTGCTAGATCATATATGCCCATATAACGCTACTATGTGCTCTATTCATGGCAAATTGGGCCATAATTACTTTCTTAAGCTATTATATTTTTACTAAGGTTTTTCTTAAAAGGGtctgtgtgaatttagtgctcataaaAGCTCATCAAGTGAAACTAACAAGGTTGGAGACTGAATTCTtctgtttattcacagaacagaggtaaaagaaatagCAACAGTGAAATCTTCATAGCAATTATGCTTCACCTCTGACCTGGAGAAATTATCTCTAGGAGAGATTCCCTGTCCAGATTCCCTGTCCATTCAAGTCTCATCCTTCCCACTGACACATACTATTAGGGCTTATTTTTGTAACATGGACGCCTGGCCACTGAGAACCGCCAAATGGTAACAAATTCACTGGTCACTGTTGCTTTTGGGGGGATTTGAACTGGCAGCCTCTCGATGACCAGCTCTATATCTTATTAACCAATCCGCAGAGACAGCTTTGCCCCAAAGTAATATAACcccagtagatttttttttacagtggcaAAGAGTTTAGATTGAACATGAAACACAAATTGAATAGACCAAAATAAAAGATATCACATAACCCTAGCATTCCTAAACAGATTGCTAGGATAATAACTAGCCCTCTTTTCTAATCTTGCAGGGTCAGTCTTCTCAAAACATCAGTTTTAAGCCAAAATGGGAGAAAAATGAAGATACCTCAGCAAGATGACATCAAACTGAAGGAAAAGAGCCTGCTTGTCAAAAGCACAGCCTGTACTGTAGCTGCTTATGAGCATTGTTCCTTTGATGGGTTTTGAGATTTTGTTTTATGTTGTACGAGCACATGATAATTGATAAGTACTTCAGGTGTGTGTTACCAACATGTTCCCCTTTCTTTAAACGTACCAAGGTTGCCTCCCCCCCCGCTGCACGTGTGAATGCTTTATGTATTTTGAGTCAATATCTGTGTTCTCTCAGGTAAACCTGTTTAAACTAGTGTTATATTTTTGTAGACATTCATCTTTcaaataattcttttttaaaatgttaactgcAATGGAAACccaatatatttttatacattaAACAACAGAGTGAAATGGCAACAAGCATATTTTATACAGTATCTTGCATATGAAATGGATTTCAGTTTTAAGATCTGCAAAAAGGTACCAATATCAACCCAAAGGGAGAGATTATGCTTGATGTAGTGTCTTGCGCAGCCTCTAAGTTTGTGTTTTATCACTGCTTGGTCTTGGTTAtagtttaattaaaatatttttctatgcaACAAGGACTGAATAATAGTCACTGTCTCGTACTTGTCCATTTGTGTAGTTGATTAGTTACAAATTCAgtacatatataatataaaaaagggACAGTTACGTATTTTGTATAAGATTAGCATGTGCCCTGTGCACACAGGTGAGAGTAAAAGGGGTGCAACGTATCCCACACGTGGGCTACTTGCATTGCAGGTTGCAGTATAGTGGGAGAGTAGCCTCAGGCAGATGGGCATGGAGTGGAGAATGGATGGAGTCTTGCCTCCACTACAAGAAACCAACCAGCACAGTAGAGCTGGCAAAGAGAGGGCAATAACCGACTATCAGTCTCTTCCCAAGCAAGGGGAACTTGGTAATGAACTGTGGTTCTCCAAGTCGACACTTGTTTTCTGTTTTGCTCCTGGAGACTTATGGCAGAATGTTAAATCAAGGTCTAGCCCTTTACAGGGATGGCACTGGGACAGCCTGGTGGGGGCTATAGCCATCCCAAAATTTGCCTTAGCCCCCTTGTAGCCACCCCTCCCGGTGCAAAAGTCAAATGttacacagaagtaagggtggcatggtatggtactgccacccttatttctctgctgctgctagcagtggcactgccttcagagctgggttgttggagagcggcggctgctggccaggtgcccagctctgaaggcagcactgccaccaccagcagcgaagaagtaagggtggcattgtatggcattgccacccttacttctgcagttctgcgctgctgctggctctgACTTCTATCAGCACTGCCCTCAAAATACTACTGGGCAGAAGCAAAATAAGTGTGATTTCACTGGGCTAGGAATTTGACAAGATTCTCCTGATTAAAGTGGAAAATGTCCAGAAggcttccccaaatccccaatCACTGCCTTAAAATTTATAACCTTCTTACAAGGGCTGATGGGCCTTCTTGTGCTGGGAGAGGATAACACTCCAGATGCTGAGTGCAAAGGAGGATATGTTTTTGTGAAGTCTTAAAACTCCAGACTGCTTGAAGTCAACTTTTACTCACCTGAAAAGGACAAACTCTTAAAATGGCTGTAATATTTTTTGTTATCTATATCCCAAGCCCTGGGACTTAAGTCTGAAAAGAACTAGCATACGTGTGACACAGTTACCAGTTGAGTAACCTGCAGAATGGGGTGGAGCGATTCTTAGGGTATATTTGTAAAGGGTCTTTACAATGGGTGAGTGATGAGACTCACTAGAGGCTCTTGCAAATGTGCCATACTACAGTCTGGATTCCAATGTGCACCAATCCTGAATTTGCTTCAGTTTGAACTGCTTCCAAACTGCGTGAGATATGACCCAATCCATTTGCCTTAATACATGTGGTTTCATTTGCTTTGTGCGCTTGTGCTGGGTCTAGGACCCcgcagggtgggagggtcccagagatcAGGCTTCAGCCCGTccctacacagcaatgaaacagcactGCAgcttgagccctgtgagcccgggGTCAACTGGcaggggccagccgtgggttttcccttgccgtgtagacatacccttggaaaGCCAGTGAACGATGCTTACGTTAAAAAAATTAGCTGAGGATGCTGCAAGGCATCAGATCAGCAAGACctttcaaaataaatttgtttatttctAAAACAAAAGTTGAATTTTTACTACAATCCTCATTTTGGCTTAATGGCTATAGCTGGAGTATGCTTCTTTAGAGACCCAAGATAGAAAGCTGGATCAATTGTTTGCCTTATAGAGCCCAGTTTATCTGAGCTTTCTAACTTGGCCATATAAACAGTCCAGTACTGATCCAGggtttttcagtgaataaaaaaGGTGACTTTAACTATAGttcatttacacaggtgtaaaatgCATTCATAAGGTCACCATTTATGCTCATTTATATCAGCACTATTTTTGAACTGAACAACAGTTGCAATGCACCATACATATTTTAAGGGACTCCATCCTGCAGTGTGCAGGGAGTcctcaactctcattgatttccacTGGAGATGAAGGGactcaacaccttgcaggatcaaatcTAATATTTTTTTATACTCTGATGCACTTGTCCCAATGCAAAGTGGTCTCTGATATCTTAAGAAACTATATAATATTGACTATACTAATATGCTAAAAACAAGTCAAAGGTACAATTATAATAAGTTCAATAATGCCAAGGCATGTATTGTTATTCGTACATGGAGTACTTCACAAACAAGTTCTTGACCCAAGTAATTTACAATATAGTATAAACAATCAATTCAAATGGGACTTTATTGTCAGGACAAGTTAGCCAAAGAACATTGacaaaaaggatgaagttgatTGGAGGAGGCTGTTCTAAGCATAAACAGAAGCCTGATGGAAGACATTGAGTGAAGTGTGTGAGAGAACGAAGGATAAAAGATTGGACAACCTGTGGGTGAGGGGGATGAGAGAAAGAGTATTGGTGAATTATTGGAAAATTCATACCTAGTCTACCAAAACAGCATTTTACACCTAGAGAATAAAAAGTGAATGGTGCTGAGGTGCAGAACAGGAGGAATCATGGGAAAGTTTAAAACAACAACTAATACAAGAGCCAGTGTTAAAGGTCTATGCACCAGGAAGGCCTATTAAAATTTCAGCAGATGCTTCACAGTCTGGGTTCGGTGCAGTGTTTTTACAGAAGCATGAGGCTTGTTGGCAACCAGTGATATATGCATGCAAAATCACTGACTGAGGAAGAAACCATATATGCACAGATTGAGAAGGAGCTTTTAGGAATATTGTTTGCCTGTCAGAGATTCAATCAGTATATTTACAGCCAGATAGTGGAAGTTGAATTGGACACAAGCCCCTGATAGTGTTATTTAGCAAACTGCTAAATGACTGTACCTTAAGGCTTCAAAGAATGATAAAGCTGCAAAAGTATGATTTGGTTGTGACCTACGCACCCGGTAAATTCACATTCACTGCAGATGCACTTTCCAGAGCAGTGACTTCCACTACGAGAAGACTTTAGAGACAGAGATTCAAGCCTATGTAGATCTGATTGTAAAGTCAATTCCCATAGCTAACAGGAAACTGCAACAAATAGCAGGAGAAATAATGGAAGATGAATCATTGGGGATCCTTAAAGAAGCGATCATTAAAGGGTGGTCTGAAAAATAAGTACCTGCCATCCAAGTATAAGTCTATTGGAACTGCAGACATGAATTTACTGTGATAGATGGGACGATTTTCAAGGGCAGTAAGGTTGTAATTCAAGTGTGCCTCCAAAAAGAAATGCTACAGAAGATCCATGACGGTCATTTGGGAATTGAGAAGTGCAAATAAGTGAGCACGAGAGGTGCTGTATTGGCCATGGATCAATCATGACATTACTAATGTGGTAAGAAATGGCTTTACATGCTTGAAATACAAGCCATGGCAACAGGCAGAGCCACCGAGACCTCATCCAGTTCCACAAGGACTTACGAGAAGGTAGGCACTGACTTATTTACCTGGCaatcaaaggattatttaatagtCACAGATTATTATTCTCTGTATCCAGAAATTTGCCCACTGCACAGTGCTAATAGTAAGTCAGTAATAGTGAGCATGAAGGGAATCTTCTCCAGACAtggaattccagatgaagtctttaGTGATAATGGGCTGGaattttccagtgcagattttaGGCAATTTGCCATAGATTGGGATTTTCATCACAAAACATCAAGTCCAAATGACCCCCAATCACATGGACTTGTGGAAAAGTCTATTCGGTCAGTAAAGAACTGTATGAGAAAGATTTTGATAGTGGGGGCAATTTGTATAAAGCTTTATTGGTTTACGGAACTACACCCCTGGAGAATGGCTTTTCTCCAGCTCAGCTGTTAATGGGAAGAAGGATCAGATCTAATTTACCAATTACTGATTACTTGCTGAAATCTCATAACAATGAAACCATctggaaaatgaaagaaaatcagaagtggaagcagaaatattattttgacaaaagggcccgtgatctcccatctcttaaatcaagagatggggtgagcctgaGGAATGACACCTCTAGTACTTGGGGCCAAAGGGATACCATTGAAGAACAGCTGCATCCGAGGTCTTATGTAGTCCAGACAGATCGGGGGACACATTTTGACATAAGCGAAGGGATCTAAGAGTCATCCCAGAAAGTTCCAAAACATTGACAGAATATGTGGACTTTGGCATTTCCCCagagctgccggggggggggggggggagggggcaagtggggcaatttgccccaggccccagaccctgcagggacccccacgagaatataatattctatagtattgcaacttttttatggaaggggcccctgaaattgctttgccccagcccccctgaatcctctgggtggccctgcattTCCCAACTGACTGATCATTTATCATCAAAGGGGAAAGTGTCAAGAAACAAGAGAACAACTCAGACTCTAGTGAAAAGCTGATACTGAGAAGATCAGAGCAGGAGATTAAATGTCCTGAAAGACTCAGTAACTTGCTAACCTGCCTAAAGAAGGGgtatttgaggaaagtgagtgGTAAAGACTCCAGAGTGATGTGCTGGTAACGTCTCCTCTCTAGGTAGTTGACATATCGGGTTTATAGAAATGTACTAGATGGGCTGAGAATTTAATGTATGTGTTATTAGATAGTTGATAgctgggcgcacacacacacacacacacacgattggCAGGGAGCTTGTATGTGCCAGATCAGGCTAGCACAATGACTCTGTTGCTGGAACCAGTCCCCAAGGGGCTTTGCCCCCACAGCAGCTGTAGCAGATCCTGGGTGCTTACCTGAAGGAGCTCCCCACACCAGGTGCAGTCTGCCACAGAGCCAGCTGCAGAAATAGAAGAGACAGAACTTACCCCCGAGCCTGGTAAGTTTCTGGCTCcaagtttattttttattgataTAGGAATGAGATGGATTTCCAAGTTATGAACCAATGCAAAAGTTATTACAAGTTGCAGGCAGCAGTGAGTAATGTATCCATTAATGACGGCTTGCATGCTGACAACTTGGTGTCCCACCCACCCACTACATGGAATTCAATGGAGACTGGGAAATGTAAACTGTGAAACAATTGTTTAAAATGAAGTTTAACTAGAAAACTGCACATTTGAGCTAAGATGTGCTGGTGTGTTAAAAATAAGAAGCTTATATTGCCTTCCCTGTTAGTATGCTGCTCTGTACTAACACAACAGCGTAAGAGGGCCACCTGGAAATAGTTAACTGTCCGGGGACAGGTTGAAATGTAGTCTATGTGCAAATGTAGTCCATTTAAGCTAAGGTGTAGTCCATGGGCAATGAAATAATTTGTCCAAAATACAGCTGGGGGTTTGTATGCAGtccagaagtgggggtggggtggggtgggggatgtagTTGTGGAGTTCTTTGTGTCCGTATAAATGTGTAGGTTTGTATGCAATCATCAAAGGCTGTACTGGAAGGTGTGGCGAGGTGGTAATCCATACTAACGCAGCATCATGTTGATCCCAGCATGAGTTTTGCCCTGATCCTGAGTGTTAATAGCTGCAAACTTTACCCATAGCAGAACTCCAGCTAGGTAGTCATATTTCAGGGAAGGGTGTATTTTTCCAGGGCCACCTTGATAGCTGACGAGCCCACTCCACTTGTAGACGTGCTAATCAGTCACAATAAGTTTGAATAGTTCGGTAGCATACATTGCTGGCCTGCCACTGGCAGCTTGgaaaaaacctctctctttgcCTTTCAGGAACCACAATAATTGTTATGTCCTCCAAAATGTGGAATGCTTGCAATGACAGAGAAGGCTTGAATAGTACATCATGcccacctctcctccccaaaGCCCAAGGCAGtctgcaa carries:
- the FAM237B gene encoding protein FAM237B, with amino-acid sequence MDSVCRRRWYLQLGCILIVNLVYANPEYQKEPPGSLGEIDHHCWEISSHRLVEMKKLKVADAIIALWDFMMFLKESPKAKHNELFNDLAQNFWDMYVDCVLSRSHGMGRRQLLSPNYFSTYPQRTSQGSVFSKHQF